A segment of the Actinomycetota bacterium genome:
CCCATCCCAGGCATACCAGCGCGAACGTCCCCACGCGCTGGCGGAGCCGGGCCCCGGGTGTCTCGTCCATCTCGGGGAGACCGGCCTCGAGCCGGCGCTCCCGGCGCCACCGCCCGGTGCACTGCCCGACCCCGTGGAGGCCGCCCCACGCCACGAACGTCCAGTTCGCGCCGTGCCACAGCCCTCCCAGGAGCATGGTCAGCAGGATGTTTCGGTAGGTCGTCCACCGCGGGCCCCGCGAGCCGCCCAGCGGGATGTACACATAGTCCCGCAGCCATCTGGACAGGGTCATGTGCCAGCGCCGCCAGAAGTCCTGGAGCGACCGCGCCGTGTAGGGCCGGTCGAAGTTCTGCGGGAAGCGGAACCCGAGCAGCAGGGCCACCCCGATGGCGATGTCGGTGTACCCGCTGAAGTCCGCATAGATCTGCACGGCGTAGCCGACGACCGCGAGGAGGATCTCGAGCGAGTGGTGCTGCGCCGGCGCGCGGAACACGGGGTCGACGATCGCCGTCGCCAGGAACGACGACAGCACGACCTTCTTGAACAGCCCGCCCATGATCAGCGACGCGGCACGCGAGGAGTCCACGTTGCGGGGATCCCGCCGGGCTCGGATCTGCGGCACCAGCTCGTTCGTCCGCACGATGGGCCCCGCCACCAAATGCGGGAAGAACGACAGGTACACGAACGCGTCGAGCCAGCCCGCCGGCTCGGCCTCCCGCCGGTAGACGTCGACGACGTAGCTGATCCCCATGAACGTGTAGAAGCTGATCCCGATGGGCAGCAGCACGGAGATCAGCGGGAACGGCGAGTGCACGCCCAGCCGGTTGAGCCCGTTGTAGACGTTCTGGACGAAGAAGTCGTAGTACTTGAAGTAGCCGAGCAGCCCGAGCAGCCCGGCCACGCCGCCGATCATGGCCCACCGGCGCTGCCGCTCGGTCTTCGCGTGGTGCACGCCCAGCGCGCCCAGCTGCGCGATCGTGGACGAGGCCGCCAGGAGCCAGACGTAGGACGTCGTCCACCAGCCGTAGAAGACGTAGCTCGCCGCGAGCATGAACAGCTTCCAGCGCACCGGGTGCGGGTTCAGCAACCAGTGCCCCAGGAACACGACGCCGAAGAAGACGGCGAAGTCGATGGTGGGGAAGAGCATGTTCAGTTAGCTCCCGGCCATGGGATTGCGCGCAGTCTAGGCCCTCGTGGCGGCCACGCTCAACGCCCCTGGTCAGGAAGGGTTTTCCCGCCCCGCGGAGCGCTCACGCCGGACGTTCCCGGACCACCTCGCGTGGGTCCTTGTCCTCTCGCAGCCCCAGGAACCGGGGATGGCGGAGCTGGCCGTCGCGGGTCCACTCCGTGAAGCCGATCTGGGCCACCAGTCTCGGCTCCACCCAGTGCACGCCGGTCCGGGGGAGTCGGCCGGCGGTGAACGACGGCCGAGAGCGCTTGATGGACCGGAGCTGGCGGACCAGGCGCTCCAGGGTCCGGTCGTCGAATCCCGTTCCCACCTTCCCGGCGTAGACGAGGTCCTCGTCACGGTAATGGCCGACCAGGAGGGCGCC
Coding sequences within it:
- a CDS encoding MBOAT family protein, whose amino-acid sequence is MLFPTIDFAVFFGVVFLGHWLLNPHPVRWKLFMLAASYVFYGWWTTSYVWLLAASSTIAQLGALGVHHAKTERQRRWAMIGGVAGLLGLLGYFKYYDFFVQNVYNGLNRLGVHSPFPLISVLLPIGISFYTFMGISYVVDVYRREAEPAGWLDAFVYLSFFPHLVAGPIVRTNELVPQIRARRDPRNVDSSRAASLIMGGLFKKVVLSSFLATAIVDPVFRAPAQHHSLEILLAVVGYAVQIYADFSGYTDIAIGVALLLGFRFPQNFDRPYTARSLQDFWRRWHMTLSRWLRDYVYIPLGGSRGPRWTTYRNILLTMLLGGLWHGANWTFVAWGGLHGVGQCTGRWRRERRLEAGLPEMDETPGARLRQRVGTFALVCLGWVFFRADSFGTAWTLLRRLFTAWGPAPLATPLVMGAIALGIGMQYAPSDLGERVRVGFSRLSVVAQGLALGGTLFAVTTLGPQGVAPFIYFRF